From Anopheles maculipalpis chromosome X, idAnoMacuDA_375_x, whole genome shotgun sequence:
tttaacttgcgatcctatatagcgcatgtaaaacaaaacctactccgatccacactagattatcacgactaaaaaggaccatcgcatcaccaccggagcaaatcatatggtaaatatgcattatacactaagaatcacagttcaattctcacttctcctgctcacctctagatatccagaaaaaaacagtactgcatatttcaatctctcctctacacacaggctcaaaagcagctaccttgatccataagagaaacagagcaaaaagcatgtaagaacgaacaagcagtgcgaaagagaaaaaaaacagcatacacacaaataaattttttgcacatttttcatgACGTCAAAAGCTTCACACACACCGCTGCAAAACCACGGCAACGAcaattttgtgacgtcataacttgtggtaaacaaaattgccccataCGTTTCTGACtacccaaccaaaacgaacggggcaaaacagcgtgtgtcttgctctaaatcgtctagctcacttgtttacacttatgtacgagtattctgtgacgtcatgaactttggatttgccgtaaccgtacgattctgtgtttcgttcacactcgtataactgtttcattcgcacttacagacgagataggccgagcaatgtttgtttgccaacgatatcgatgttgtgtctagatcgtatcgatgcattggttttacatttcgctcaaactcgtatgtcattcctctcgcactcacggacagtatagacggagtaaatttttgttctgaaaggtatcgatacatgtgtgtatacgccgggtgttttcccttgcttgcactgctatacctcacacacaaacgcatacatacacgcctcgtacctttaaacgcgtaaccgtctgaaatcacgccagacggcggagtaagtgaaagcgaaaaaaatattctggtgccatgaagtttgtaactctttgatataaaaagaaacatatatttttgaaatacagGAAAAttcattatctcacaaagtatttagttgttcagttcagttttaataggtgtttatttcttgggtgttggtccagctgagagatctttgtaaaatagtgttatttgaaagtgttgttaccgtttttgtaatggctgacttaaaacgtctgcgtaaatctggcatgttttatcgccaagctgcaaagtatatggcgctggaacctacgggaaaggataatcagcatgcaggaccaagccaaccatgttagttgactttattacacaagtttaacgaatataaagttcgattacatcgtagtgttattgttatattattatttacaacatacccaaaatatagccacgagcaatttaaaccatgaaatgcagcgcacatcgccaaccccagaacaaagtccagtaccaaatatgaaccagaccgaagaagaatatgtcgaattggctgactacatcgattgctgttcttccgaagatgagaatgaaatcaacactgacgatacgttcaatcaaattatcgataaaatttctatagttgatggaattcgttactgGGCACTTTCCACCATTGCGccgcatagctccataaacataattttaaagctttttaaaaaatccaacgttaaagttcctttaacTGCTAAAACTTTGCTgtggacaaatcggaatccttcgacggacttcagtactaacaaagtagttaatacaatttttcccacgttaacatacctttcgcaattggaacagtattttcctttccagtgtcagtagctaacgcacaatatttcaatatatttataaaaagctgtttaaaccatacaaaatgcaatttgaatgctacctttcgatcctaatactttgacaaattggttgtactcagatgaaaacgtcacatcatctgtttctttgtccagcggcattttgcttaaatagtaaaagatgataatgaataaaggcgatgcattacatcacggtccaccacgacgattcttaacaaaaccatggatcattgaaactcaacaatgatattcattatagtttgctagttttgcatttaccaaatacaaatacaagaatgtacacaaaaaacacattttctttaacttgcgatcctatatagcgcatgtaaaacaaaacctactccgatccacactagattatcacgactaaaaaggaccatcgcatcaccaccggagcaaatcatatggtaaatatgcattatacactaagaatcacagttcaattctcacttctcctgctcacctctagatatccagaaaaaaacagtactgcatatttcaatctctcctctacacacaggctcaaaagcagctaccttgatccataagagaaacagagcaaaaagcatgtaagaacgaacaagcagtgcgaaagagaaaaaaaacagcatacacacaaataaattttttgcacatttttcatgACGTCAAAAGCTTCACACACACCGCTGCAAAACCACGGCAACGAcaattttgtgacgtcataacttgtggtaaacaaaattgccccataCGTTTCTGACtacccaaccaaaacgaacggggcaaaacagcgtgtgtcttgctctaaatcgtctagctcacttgtttacacttatgtacgagtattctgtgacgtcatgaactttggatttgccgtaaccgtacgattctgtgtttcgttcacactcgtataactgtttcattcgcacttacagacgagataggccgagcaatgtttgtttgccaacgatatcgatgttgtgtctagatcgtatcgatgcattggttttacatttcgctcaaactcgtatgtcattcctctcgcactcacggacagtatagacggagtaaatttttgttctgaaaggtatcgatacatgtgtgtatacgccgggtgttttcccttgcttgcactgctatacctcacacacaaacgcatacatacacgcctcgtacctttaaacgcgtaaccgtctgaaatcacgccagacggcggagtaagtgaaagcgaaaaaaatattctggtgccatgaagtttgtaactctttgatataaaaagaaacatatatttttgaaatacagGAAAAttcattatctcacaaagtatttagttgttcagttcagttttaataggtgtttatttcttgggtgttggtccagctgagagatctttgtaaaatagtgttatttgaaagtgttgttaccgtttttgtaatggctgacttaaaacgtctgcgtaaatctggcatgttttatcgccaagctgcaaagtatatggcgctggaacctacgggaaaggataatcagcatgcaggaccaagccaaccatgttagttgactttattacacaagtttaacgaatataaagttcgattacatcgtagtgttattgttatattattatttacaacatacccaaaatatagccacgagcaatttaaaccatgaaatgcagcgcacatcgccaaccccagaacaaagtccagtaccaaatatgaaccagaccgaagaagaatatgtcgaattggctgactacatcgattgctgttcttcctgtgagatgagaatgaaatcaacactgacgatacgttcaatcaaattatcgataaaatgtcaatagttgatggaattcgttactgggcactttccaccaacgcgccgcatagctccataaacataattttaaagctttttaaaaaagccaacgttaaagttcctttaacTGCTAAAACTTTGCTgtggacaaatcggaatccttcgacggacttcagtactaacaaagtagttaatacaatttttcccacgttaacatacctttcgcaattggaacagtattttcctttccagagtcagtagctaacgcacaatatttcaatatatttataaaaagctgtttaaaccatacaaaatgcaatttgaatgctacctttcgatcctaatactttgacaaattggttgtactcagatgaaaacgtcacatcatctgtttctttgtccagcggcattttgcttaaatagtaaaagatgataatgaataaaggcgatgcattacatcacggtccaccacgacgattcttaacaaaaccatggatcattgaaactcaacaatgatattcattatagtttgctagttttgcatttaccaaatacaaatacaagaatgtacacaaaaaacacattttctttaacttgcgatcctatatagcgcatgtaaaacaaaacctactccgatccacactagattatcacgactaaaaaggaccatcgcatcaccaccgcagcaaatcatatggtaaatatgcattatacactaataatcacagttcaattctcacttctcctgctcacctctagatatccagaaaaaacagtactgcatatttcaatctctcctctacacacaggctcaaaagcagctaccttgatccataagagaaacagagcaaaaagcatgtaagaacgaacaagcagtgcgaaagagaaaaaaacagcatacacaaatcaatttttttgcacatttttcatgacgtcgaaaattttgtgacgtcgttacttgtggtaaacaaaattgccccatacgtttctgactacggggcaatCATCGCGacaaaagtagggccccattttagccccattcttgcaacgactttacctattttgttgtgcttgggtTTCACTTCATTTTCGGTTCGTACCCAAATGACAATTCGACAGCATGAAAAACAGGGCAAAACTGACTGCTCCGCATTTTGGTTCGGATTGAATCACAAATCCGGACTTCTATCAGTGAGACGAgagaacgatgatgatgaggtgaGAGGAGTGAGAAGCTCAAAAATGTGAGAACCAGGGCGAGTGAGAactgataataaaaaataaggtGAACTGATAATATAaattcgaaataaaaaaaatcggtaaCGAAAAAAACCGAACTAGCGAGATCGTTACTCTTTGGGAgaattgtgtgtgtggatatgTTATCAGTTGAGTATTGACCATATCAGCGTGTGCTTTCACTGGTGATATATATATTGTGGTGCAGCTAGGAGAAGAACTGTAAGTAGAGAAGAAGTGAAGAATTATATATTTATGCAATAGTGAACTTACTTTTATTTCGTCAATCGAACCGTGGTGCCTGTGTTTAGCGATCCAGTAACATCTGCGTTTGGCCAATTTGAGGTGTGATTGGCTAGTCGCACAGAGCCTTACAAAAATATCATCAGCAGCGATCATCGTCAAGCGGATAATAAGAATTTAAGACGCGCAACAGTGaggtgtgtatgcgtgtgtgagtgtgtgtgtatagtttttttttaattttcattcaattttagcTAAAATGGATACACCTTTGCCAAAACGTCAATGCAAAACCGTGGAAGTTTTATCCATTGATGATTTCGTGGATGAGTTGATCCTTTGCAACGACGATGCAGGGACGATTCAAGGCGAGCATGAGGATGCTAATGACATTATGGCAatgttaaagaaaatattggtTAATCAAAACACCATTATTGATGAATTGCGGCGGCAAAAGATGGACATAATGGAGCGATGaaaaaagcgatgaaaaaaaatcccccagaGGGATTTAGCAAACTAAAATCTAAACAGCATTTAGATGATTTTGATACAAAATTAGGATCAGAAGAAGTGTTTAAAGACAGTGTAGTTAAGTGGTTGGATGAAAATATTACCAAAGGTGATATGAAAAATAGGATGAATGAGGCACGTGATCTAATCTTCTGTTCAAAGTTGTCTGCAGGTTGCAGCTGGAAAGGTGGTCCGTATTCCAATCCAAATATTCCTATAGCTTCTTATATAAACCTATGAGAGCTTTTCCGATTAATTGGAAGTAACTCGTTTAGTGAGGCCACTGAAAAAGACGTAGAAGACTTTTTCAAACTAAAACTACCATATGGAAAGAATCGTTTAACtttgaaaaaatcgaaaatagaCTCCACGTAAGTTTGTATAAACATCTAAAATAGTTGATATCTGGTATCTGGAAATCTTGTTATCAAGATGAATCAATATTCTTACTACAATGTGCGACACCATGAACTTgattatgtgttttgttcaaatttttggGAATTAATTAAAGAAACGCATTTAATCTCATTTTGTTATCGTTTGTTTATTGCTATTACTTTCAGTATTATgattattgttaaaaatttacaaaatgttctgttcataataataattatggtTAAAATTGTAATGGTATAATTTATAatgatttctttctttattttattattattgctgttGTAGATTAAACTGCAGGAATTGTATCAATTAGTTGAATTTCATTGATTATAAGTTCCAGATCATATTATACCctaaattaattcaaataaaGACAAAAGGCTTGTCCGTATTTCTTATcatttataatatcaatggaACAAGGCAAAAAATCAATGttacgtttattttattacacattAATCTTACATACTACCGACCTTATACCGGGTCCTCTCGGTTGCTTACAATCCACACTTAAACTAAGAAAAAATTGAGGCAGAGTATTTAGTTCTGCCTCTGGATTAAGTCCGACCTTATACCGGGTCTACTCGGTTGCTTACAATCTATACTTAACCTACTTAACCTACTTTTCATTCTGTTAAAGTGTGAATCAATGGATTGAAATGCACTTTAGGTTCGTTTCGAGTTTTCTTAATTGCTaccattttgctttttatatCATTAATAGCTTATGAAAACTATAAGCTTATGAAAACGACTTATCGGGGTTCCTGATAAGTCGTTTTCATAAGCTTTATAGTTATAAATCATTTCAGAAGTACAAGGAGTTGCAAATGCTTGAAATCGTCTTATCAAAGGATACCCGTATACAACTATGGTCCCTGATTCTTCTGTAGCTTTCTCGTACTTAACTATAATATTTCGCCTTGTTAAAAACCAACAATCCTTGAATCGATTCCTTAGCATAAACCCTTTCCTAACCTGCAAGATAACCTCAtccttttaaatttttaatatagGATAAACAATATTGTCGCGCCTATCGGCAGTTTCAATATCTCGTAACAATGTTATTTTTCCTATCGCATGTTGTAAACTTCGGTAGCCAGATCGTACATAACTATGCTTAATATGTTGTAGCTTATCTTCAAAAGGGTATGTGGAAATAGTGTTCAAAGGGCCAAATTTACAAACGTCATCGTATACATGAATTAGCAGATGAACGTTACTGACTAAATACATACGGTTGTACACTATTTTGTAATCTTCAACAAATTTCCGCAATAATATGCCTGCATAGTGCCAGTGCTCTTTAAAGGCTGTAGACGATAACATGGTTAAAGCGcaatacaataatttaaaatgctcGTACGCTACTCTGCCTATTCTTTCCTGTAGTACTACTATTCCTccgtaatttaaaaaactacCTAATTCAGAGGCTTTCCAGTAGTGCAACGATTCCAGGGACCTAAATCTTCTGTGGATTTCTGAAGGCAATTGTATGCTTACAAGCTCCTCTGAAATTTCGGCTATCTCATCTTTAGACCATTTTTTGAAGGGTTTAAGATCACCTTCGGTCCACCCTAGCAGAAGCTTATGTACGACACCAACATGAACCAGATGCAAAATATCGCTCGTAGTTACATCCTTTATcatgtcaaaattcttcagGTCGGTTAATGGTGTTTCACCTCTGCGATGCCCTTTTGCGTTACATGGCTCATTCCGGAACTCTACGTCGGTTCTTAAATCAACGGTCGTGTCCTCGAATATAACTTTCTTTGGGTTTTTGAGGCTAGTACCAAGTCGTTTACATTTCATGCATCCGTGAACGCCGTTGTAATAGCAATCCTCTAAAAgtccaagaacaaaaaaattgtactCCACGTGgttatttgtaaaaatttaaatacttaCGTTTAATGAAGGCGCGTGCTGGAGAGTCAGCGATGAACACTCGTACAGAAAGAGATATTTCTTTgccattaattttaattttgttgtccTGCAGGTTATTGAGCTCTGTCACCAATGGTCTTAAGAAAGTCTCGCCATCGGATGGTTTGTTAGCACCACAAAATATTCTCACAACCATAACGGGAACATCCGGAATGTTATGTAGCTTCATCAATATAGGCCACATCTGTGTAGGGCTACGATTGTACACAGGAACTCCGTCTGTTGAAAGATTCAGCTCAAATGTGTTCTCTGCTACAACCACATTGCTGAGGAATTTACAGAAAAGGTGTTGATGGGATTAGAATTTGCACATAATAATAaaggaataattaaattaccgGAAATAATGCTGCAAACAACATTCAACTCCTTGGTACCACATTTGACCTCCTCCTGGAACTGTAGCTATTTGGTCGCTAACGTTTACCGGAGCTTTTAGCAATGTCCTTACATCCTGCGGAAGAGATGAAAAAGCAGAAAGAGAAGACACATTACGCAGTATCGCAAGTAAATTATTGCTTGCGTTGCGAGAAACTTTGTTGAGAATGAACCAAGTTCGCAAAGAGTCTCACAACTTCAAGCTTTCAGAactgatttctgaaatttcttcctccaaatattcttcttcacACCACTCCCTTTCATCACTGTCGTCGTTGTCGATAGATGCTTCATCGCTGATATATTCGTCATCAAGAATGTCTTCCACATACTCTTCTTTGATGTATTCGACTTCCAGATCGcgatttaaaaaagcatctaCAAATATAGGGTAAAATGAGCTTATTAGTAGTtggtttaaaacaaatttaaaacgtTTTAAAACAATACCTTCCGCAGATTGCACAATTGCCGATAAGCCACTGGGTCCCGCTGAATTATGCTGTTCAGCCCACTCTCTTTCAAACTGCGCTTCTAGTTGCGCACACCTCTTGTAGAACATGCCACTCCGCTTAAACTTTTTCGGGAACATAT
This genomic window contains:
- the LOC126564206 gene encoding LOW QUALITY PROTEIN: uncharacterized protein LOC126564206 (The sequence of the model RefSeq protein was modified relative to this genomic sequence to represent the inferred CDS: substituted 1 base at 1 genomic stop codon) — its product is MDLPEDSNSMEIFQKVKAVCDNATTPIACRLVAQAADVRMTEVDPLASKKDVAHALTKVSEQALDESAVSLREAWNGTLTATVKLPIKAAERVDEQQVRILFTQCSVQKLQPAPTQQQRCFRCLEFGHVRAQCQSQIDRSTACIRCGQPDHLAEDCKANICCAACKGPHQFKRSGMFYKRCAQLEAQFEREWAEQHNSAGPSGLSAIVQSAEDAFLNRDLEVEYIKEEYVEDILDDEYISDEASIDNDDSDEREWCEEEYLEEEISEISSESLKLXDSLRTWFILNKVSRNASNNLLAILRNVSSLSAFSSLPQDVRTLLKAPVNVSDQIATVPGGGQMWYQGVECCLQHYFRNVVVAENTFELNLSTDGVPVYNRSPTQMWPILMKLHNIPDVPVMVVRIFCGANKPSDGETFLRPLVTELNNLQDNKIKINGKEISLSVRVFIADSPARAFIKQDCYYNGVHGCMKCKRLGTSLKNPKKVIFEDTTVDLRTDVEFRNEPCNAKGHRRGETPLTDLKNFDMIKDVTTSDILHLVHVGVVHKLLLGWTEGDLKPFKKWSKDEIAEISEELVSIQLPSEIHRRFRSLESLHYWKASELGTNCPSGCYEAESRA